One genomic region from Thunnus maccoyii chromosome 16, fThuMac1.1, whole genome shotgun sequence encodes:
- the rnf144aa gene encoding probable E3 ubiquitin-protein ligase RNF144A-A has product MTTARYRPTWELAVDPLVSCKLCLGEFPLEQMTTITQCQCVFCTLCLKQYVELLIKEGLETAISCPDSACPKRGHLQENEIECMVATEMMQRYKKLQFEREVLLDPCRTWCPSSTCQAVCQLKEADSPTLPQLVQCAVCALEFCSACKANWHPGQACQENNLPITSFLPGENSSFYKNEEDDAPIKRCPKCKVYIERDEGCAQMMCKNCKHAFCWYCLESLDDDFLLIHYDKGPCRNKLGHSRASVIWHRTQVVGIFAGFGLLLLVASPFLLLATPIVLCCKCKCSKGDDDPLPT; this is encoded by the exons ATGACCACGGCGCGGTACCGTCCCACCTGGGAGCTGGCCGTAGACCCCCTGGTCTCATGTAAGCTGTGCCTTGGAGAGTTCCCTCTGGAGCAGATGACCACCATCACACAGTGCCAATGTGTCTTCTGTACACTG TGCCTGAAGCAGTATGTGGAGCTCCTGATTAAAGAAGGCCTTGAAACTGCAATTAGCTGTCCAGACTCTGCCTGTCCCAAAAGAGGACACTTGCAGGAAAACGAG ATTGAGTGCATGGTGGCCACGGAGATGATGCAGAGATACAAGAAACTTCAGTTCGAAAGGG AGGTGCTGCTGGACCCGTGCCGGACGTGGTGCCCTTCTTCAACCTGCCAGGCCGTGTGCCAACTAAAGGAAGCAGATTCTCCGACACTGCCCCAGCTGGTCCAGTGCGCCGTCTGTGCCCTGGAGTTCTGCTCGGCCTGCAAGGCCAACTGGCACCCCGGGCAGGCCTGCCAGGAGAACAACCTGCCTATTACCTCCTTCCTTCCAGGAGAAAACAG CTCTTTCTATAAGAATGAAGAGGATGATGCACCAATCAAGCGCTGTCCTAAATGTAAAGTTTACATCGAGAGGGACGAGGGCTGCGCGCAGATGATGTGCAAGAACTGCAAACACGCTTTCTGCTGGTACTGTCTGGAATCTCTGGAT GATGACTTTCTCCTGATCCACTATGACAAAGGGCCGTGTCGAAACAAACTGGGCCACTCCAGGGCGTCTGTTATCTGGCACAGAACGCAG GTTGTGGGGATCTTTGCCGGGTTCGGCCTGCTCCTGCTGGTTGCCTCCCCCTTCCTCCTTCTGGCCACTCCCATCGTCCTCTGCTGCAAGTGCAAGTGCAGCAAAGGCGACGACGACCCATTGCCAACTTAA